A genome region from Planctomycetota bacterium includes the following:
- a CDS encoding cytochrome c oxidase subunit II, whose protein sequence is MTGQHHTLGTGGPFTQLWLDGPSATMAGRETDEMFIWLWWFCVVWFVGLMALMAYWVVKYRRRPGKIAPMSPSHNTRLEIAWTVIPSLFLVYMFFKGFKGYIGQLLAPGDAIVMNVTGAKWYWQLTYPNGAESPATARPGAKDIPVFYFPAKTNIQLKMQSKDVLHAFWVPDFRVKQDVIPNRFTTLWFNAEGPGPGAAVHPTPSEGSAEAKRTDVIALAGVPYTEHILFCAEYCGTEHSEMAALIRIVPDDAYRRWVEAIGTPSDPVELGRKQWRLKCASCHTIDGSPNTGPTWLNAYGATHEMTNGEQVTVDDAYILESIMEPSKRVVKGFENGNMPSFRGLLTPTQVDGIIQFMKSISDKAGTDGAAPAAESAPTP, encoded by the coding sequence ATGACGGGGCAGCACCACACGCTGGGGACCGGGGGGCCGTTCACGCAGTTGTGGCTGGACGGGCCGTCGGCCACGATGGCCGGTCGCGAGACGGATGAGATGTTCATCTGGCTCTGGTGGTTCTGCGTCGTGTGGTTCGTGGGCCTGATGGCGCTGATGGCGTACTGGGTGGTGAAGTACCGGCGGCGTCCGGGGAAGATCGCGCCGATGAGCCCGTCGCACAACACGCGCCTGGAGATCGCCTGGACGGTGATCCCGTCGCTGTTCCTGGTGTACATGTTCTTCAAGGGGTTCAAGGGGTACATCGGGCAGTTGCTGGCGCCGGGCGACGCGATCGTGATGAACGTGACGGGCGCGAAGTGGTACTGGCAGTTGACGTACCCGAACGGGGCGGAGTCGCCGGCGACGGCGCGCCCCGGGGCGAAGGACATCCCGGTCTTTTACTTCCCGGCGAAGACGAACATCCAGCTCAAGATGCAGAGCAAGGACGTGCTGCACGCGTTCTGGGTGCCGGATTTCCGCGTGAAGCAGGACGTGATCCCCAACCGGTTCACGACGCTGTGGTTCAACGCGGAGGGCCCCGGGCCCGGGGCCGCGGTGCACCCGACGCCCAGCGAGGGGTCGGCGGAGGCCAAGCGGACCGACGTGATCGCGCTGGCGGGCGTGCCCTACACCGAGCACATCCTGTTCTGCGCGGAGTACTGCGGGACGGAGCACTCGGAGATGGCGGCGTTGATCCGGATCGTGCCCGACGACGCGTACCGGCGCTGGGTCGAGGCGATCGGCACGCCCTCGGACCCCGTGGAACTGGGGCGCAAGCAGTGGCGGCTCAAGTGCGCCTCGTGCCACACGATCGACGGCTCGCCGAACACGGGCCCGACGTGGCTGAACGCGTACGGCGCGACGCACGAGATGACCAACGGCGAGCAGGTGACGGTGGACGACGCGTACATTCTCGAATCCATCATGGAGCCGTCCAAGCGGGTGGTGAAGGGGTTCGAGAACGGGAACATGCCGTCGTTCCGCGGGCTTCTCACGCCCACGCAGGTGGACGGGATCATCCAGTTCATGAAGTCGATCAGCGATAAGGCGGGCACGGACGGCGCGGCGCCGGCGGCGGAGAGCGCCCCGACGCCCTAG
- a CDS encoding cytochrome c: MTTRSTSRATRASRLALVVLLAAGVGGLAGCRDDRSREAPRQFFPDMDDAPRWNPQSGTEMFADGRTMRPVVPQTVAFARWPIVADQEWADPWRQERADLLKHDDQFYTGVEGVEADGTKRYVRSIPQSVPVDEAFIRRGQERFNIYCSACHGYLGDGQGTVGRQYNPIVVSFYDPTFADPKNVRSRDGWIFQIIRNGKPTEGQPGKYNMPPYGHAVNERDAWAITAYVRALRASREGTIDDVPASLRDQLLQKRTTPAPSGAAPTPAGGGS; the protein is encoded by the coding sequence ATGACGACACGATCCACATCCCGAGCGACCCGCGCGTCCAGGCTGGCCCTGGTCGTGCTGCTGGCGGCGGGCGTCGGGGGCCTGGCGGGCTGTCGCGACGATCGCAGCCGCGAGGCGCCGCGCCAGTTCTTCCCGGACATGGACGACGCCCCGCGCTGGAACCCGCAGAGCGGGACGGAGATGTTCGCCGACGGGCGCACGATGCGTCCGGTCGTGCCGCAGACCGTCGCGTTCGCGCGGTGGCCGATCGTCGCCGACCAGGAATGGGCGGATCCGTGGCGCCAGGAGCGTGCGGACCTGCTGAAGCACGACGACCAGTTCTACACGGGCGTGGAGGGCGTGGAGGCGGACGGGACGAAGCGGTACGTGCGGTCGATTCCCCAGAGCGTGCCGGTGGACGAGGCGTTCATCCGCCGGGGCCAAGAGCGGTTCAACATCTACTGCTCGGCGTGCCACGGCTACCTGGGCGACGGGCAGGGCACGGTCGGACGCCAGTACAACCCGATCGTGGTGAGCTTCTACGACCCGACGTTCGCCGATCCGAAGAACGTGCGCAGCCGCGACGGCTGGATCTTCCAGATCATCCGCAACGGCAAGCCCACCGAGGGCCAGCCGGGCAAGTACAACATGCCCCCGTACGGGCACGCGGTGAACGAGCGTGACGCGTGGGCGATCACGGCGTACGTGCGGGCGCTGCGGGCGTCGCGCGAGGGCACCATCGACGACGTGCCCGCGAGCCTGCGCGACCAGTTGCTGCAGAAACGCACGACCCCGGCGCCCTCGGGCGCCGCGCCGACGCCGGCGGGAGGTGGATCATGA
- a CDS encoding DUF3341 domain-containing protein, with product MATASGRVYVTESGEAIHGILASFATPADLYHAAEKVRDQGYSRWDTFTPFPIHGLEEAMGMRRTKLPVLVACIGLSGSGLGFLMQWWMSMYGYALVTQGKPFNSWQAFVPITFELGILFSAFTALIGMLALNGLPRHHHPLFRKERFLASSDDGFFVCVEASDPRFDPDRTRSLLEHAGATSIELVEE from the coding sequence ATGGCGACCGCGAGCGGACGCGTCTACGTGACCGAGTCGGGCGAGGCGATCCACGGGATCCTGGCCTCGTTCGCCACGCCGGCGGACCTGTACCACGCCGCCGAGAAGGTGCGCGACCAGGGCTACAGCCGCTGGGACACCTTTACGCCCTTCCCGATCCACGGGCTTGAGGAGGCCATGGGCATGCGGCGGACGAAGCTGCCCGTGCTGGTGGCGTGCATCGGGCTCTCGGGGTCGGGGCTGGGGTTCCTCATGCAGTGGTGGATGTCGATGTACGGGTACGCGCTTGTCACGCAGGGCAAGCCGTTCAACAGCTGGCAGGCCTTCGTGCCCATCACGTTCGAGCTGGGCATCCTGTTCTCGGCGTTCACGGCGCTCATCGGGATGCTGGCGCTGAACGGCCTGCCCCGCCACCACCACCCGCTCTTCCGCAAGGAGCGGTTCCTGGCGAGCAGCGACGACGGGTTCTTCGTGTGCGTCGAGGCGTCGGACCCCAGGTTCGACCCCGACCGCACGCGATCGCTGCTGGAGCACGCGGGGGCGACGAGCATCGAACTGGTCGAGGAATGA
- a CDS encoding SCO family protein encodes MRRTVLGILLAGAVAMSGPSSVRAQVQATDEGMNFYQTPSQIRGLDVVENIGRTLPMELTFTDHEGKVVRLGDYFGANAKPAVVTLVYYNCPVVCDVLLTKQTEVFEKLDYSVGKEFTALSFSFDPRETPPQARTAREAYMSSYGRRGEPGVEGGWRFHVGEDSNNRALAEALGFQYRKLGDGNYSHPVCQFIITPDGRVSRYLYGYPSDVRDLKLALIDASEGKLVRTIGERFLSFCYEFDVSSGKYSLRVYRVLQLGGAVTVITLGSVIGAFMLAERSRRRRGGGGSGPGGAPSETGNEDGPHAVGPTGYAR; translated from the coding sequence GTGCGGCGGACGGTCCTGGGAATACTGCTGGCGGGCGCGGTCGCGATGAGCGGCCCGTCGTCGGTGCGCGCCCAGGTCCAGGCGACCGACGAGGGGATGAACTTCTACCAGACGCCCTCGCAGATCCGCGGGCTGGACGTGGTGGAGAACATCGGGCGGACGCTGCCGATGGAGCTGACGTTCACGGATCACGAGGGGAAGGTCGTCCGCCTGGGCGACTACTTCGGCGCGAACGCGAAGCCCGCGGTGGTGACGCTGGTCTACTACAACTGCCCGGTGGTGTGCGACGTGCTGCTGACGAAGCAGACCGAGGTGTTTGAGAAGCTCGACTACTCGGTGGGGAAGGAGTTCACGGCGCTGTCGTTCAGTTTCGACCCGCGCGAGACGCCCCCGCAGGCGCGGACGGCGCGCGAGGCGTACATGTCGTCGTACGGGCGGCGTGGGGAGCCGGGCGTCGAGGGCGGGTGGCGGTTCCACGTGGGCGAGGACTCGAACAACCGGGCGCTGGCGGAGGCGCTGGGGTTCCAGTATCGCAAGCTGGGGGACGGGAACTACTCGCACCCGGTGTGCCAGTTCATCATCACGCCGGACGGGCGGGTGAGCCGCTACCTGTACGGGTACCCGTCGGACGTGCGCGATCTGAAGCTGGCGTTGATCGACGCGAGCGAGGGGAAGCTGGTGCGGACGATCGGGGAGCGGTTCCTGTCGTTCTGCTACGAGTTCGACGTGTCGAGCGGGAAGTACTCGCTGCGGGTCTACCGGGTGCTGCAACTGGGCGGCGCGGTGACGGTGATCACGCTGGGGTCGGTGATCGGCGCGTTCATGCTGGCGGAGCGGTCGCGACGGCGGCGTGGGGGCGGGGGGTCGGGCCCGGGCGGGGCGCCGAGTGAGACGGGCAATGAAGACGGGCCGCACGCGGTCGGCCCGACGGGGTACGCACGATGA
- a CDS encoding cytochrome C oxidase subunit IV family protein, which translates to MATQHPHASHPVAPFDQTDPHGTGSHASHVIVGPMALRTVLAILLVFTALTVGFAQAEQWAASYFNVSLPGWINIVGAMTIATIKAVLVMAIFMQLRYDNALNTLIMAVTFSALAIFVGMTAIDLLGRDRVYEFKSGQITPGGTGDQVATANGRPMVVAAKERYLGVLRERVIAMHPELADAANAAALDARVQAMYLEHKGIIKHSAHHAHDDDGLNTPNRTRPRTGLSGSLQTDAPAHDDHSHGPASSGH; encoded by the coding sequence ATGGCCACCCAGCACCCGCACGCCTCGCACCCCGTCGCCCCGTTCGACCAGACCGACCCGCACGGGACGGGCTCGCACGCCAGCCACGTCATCGTGGGGCCCATGGCCCTGCGGACGGTGCTGGCGATTTTGCTCGTGTTCACGGCCCTGACGGTCGGCTTCGCGCAGGCGGAGCAGTGGGCGGCGTCGTACTTCAACGTGTCGCTGCCCGGGTGGATCAACATCGTCGGCGCGATGACGATCGCGACGATCAAGGCCGTGCTCGTCATGGCGATCTTCATGCAGCTGCGCTACGACAACGCGCTGAACACGCTGATCATGGCGGTGACGTTCTCGGCGCTCGCGATCTTCGTCGGCATGACGGCGATCGACCTGCTCGGGCGCGACCGCGTGTACGAGTTCAAGAGCGGGCAGATCACGCCCGGCGGCACGGGCGACCAGGTGGCGACGGCGAACGGGCGTCCGATGGTCGTCGCCGCGAAGGAGCGATACCTGGGCGTGCTGCGGGAGCGCGTGATCGCGATGCACCCCGAGCTCGCCGACGCCGCGAACGCGGCGGCCCTGGACGCCCGCGTGCAGGCGATGTACCTCGAGCACAAGGGGATCATCAAGCACTCGGCGCACCACGCTCATGATGACGACGGGCTGAACACGCCCAACCGCACGCGTCCGCGCACGGGGCTGTCCGGCTCGCTCCAGACCGACGCCCCGGCGCACGACGATCATTCACACGGGCCCGCCTCGAGCGGGCATTAG
- the nrfD gene encoding NrfD/PsrC family molybdoenzyme membrane anchor subunit translates to MTTHPHPDELTARRLAGLERDAAGSVLPPPGTGDGSLVETPGVRPPLVLNNRSFREVTDIICGYTESPPPRWWYAVAAMTAGLASMMGAFILYLVITGIGTWGLNNQVDWAWDITNFVFWIGIGHAGTLISAILCLLKQKWRTAVNRSAEAMTIFAVICAATFPGIHVGRQWMAWFLAPLPNANAIWPNFRSPLLWDVFAVSTYGTVSLLFWYMGMIPDLATLRDRADRRLRANREGSPLVVPFLPFRVDEVRAKVYGFLSLGWRFSGRHWHRYEAAYLVLAGISTPLVLSVHSIVSFDFATSILPGWHTTIFPPYFVAGAIFGGFAMVLLLLIPARELYPHMKDFITLRHLENMAKIILLTGMMVGFAYSMEFFIAWYGGNEFELYAFKNRAFGPYWWAYWTMISCNVLSPQVFWHKSMRTNPLVIFMVSVLVTIGMWFERFVIIVTSLHRAFLPGEWHMFHPTLVDICIFVGSIGLFIHLFLLFMRFLPMFAMAELKAVLPQASPHYHPHGHSNGHGTGDGHGGGQTGDGGDARVRVETRAPGGGH, encoded by the coding sequence ATGACGACGCACCCGCATCCCGACGAACTGACGGCCCGGCGCCTGGCGGGGCTCGAGCGCGACGCCGCGGGGAGCGTGCTCCCGCCGCCGGGCACGGGCGACGGCTCGCTGGTCGAGACGCCCGGGGTTCGCCCGCCGCTGGTGCTGAACAACCGCTCGTTCCGCGAGGTGACGGACATCATCTGCGGGTACACGGAGTCGCCCCCGCCCCGGTGGTGGTACGCGGTCGCGGCGATGACCGCGGGGCTGGCGTCGATGATGGGCGCGTTCATCCTGTACCTGGTCATCACGGGGATCGGCACCTGGGGTCTCAACAACCAGGTGGACTGGGCGTGGGACATCACGAACTTCGTGTTCTGGATCGGTATCGGGCACGCCGGCACGCTCATCTCCGCGATCCTGTGCCTGCTGAAGCAGAAGTGGCGCACAGCGGTGAACCGCTCGGCCGAGGCGATGACGATCTTCGCGGTGATCTGCGCCGCGACCTTCCCGGGCATCCACGTCGGGCGCCAGTGGATGGCGTGGTTCCTCGCCCCGCTGCCCAACGCGAACGCGATCTGGCCGAACTTCCGCTCGCCCCTGCTGTGGGACGTCTTCGCGGTGTCGACGTACGGCACGGTCTCGCTGCTGTTCTGGTACATGGGCATGATCCCCGACCTCGCGACGCTGCGTGACCGGGCCGACCGTCGCCTGCGTGCCAACCGCGAGGGCAGCCCGCTCGTGGTGCCCTTCCTGCCCTTCCGGGTGGATGAGGTGCGGGCGAAGGTGTACGGGTTCCTGAGCCTGGGGTGGCGGTTCAGCGGGCGCCACTGGCACCGCTACGAGGCGGCGTACCTCGTGCTGGCGGGGATCTCGACCCCGCTGGTGCTCAGCGTGCACTCGATCGTGTCGTTCGACTTCGCGACGTCGATCCTGCCCGGCTGGCACACGACGATCTTCCCGCCCTACTTCGTCGCCGGCGCCATCTTCGGCGGGTTCGCGATGGTGCTGCTCCTGCTGATCCCGGCGCGCGAGCTGTACCCGCACATGAAGGACTTCATCACCCTCCGCCACCTCGAGAACATGGCGAAGATCATCCTCCTCACCGGCATGATGGTCGGCTTCGCGTACTCGATGGAGTTCTTCATCGCGTGGTACGGCGGGAACGAGTTCGAGCTCTACGCCTTCAAGAACCGCGCGTTCGGGCCCTACTGGTGGGCCTACTGGACGATGATCTCGTGCAACGTGCTGAGCCCCCAGGTGTTCTGGCACAAGTCGATGCGGACCAACCCGCTGGTCATCTTCATGGTCAGCGTGCTGGTGACCATCGGCATGTGGTTCGAGCGGTTCGTGATCATCGTGACCAGCCTGCACCGGGCGTTCCTGCCCGGCGAGTGGCACATGTTCCACCCGACGCTCGTGGACATCTGCATCTTCGTGGGGTCGATCGGGCTGTTCATCCACCTGTTCCTGCTGTTCATGCGGTTCCTGCCGATGTTCGCGATGGCCGAGCTCAAGGCGGTGCTCCCGCAGGCCAGCCCGCACTACCACCCTCATGGGCACTCCAACGGGCACGGGACGGGGGACGGGCACGGCGGGGGTCAGACGGGCGACGGGGGCGACGCGCGCGTCCGGGTTGAGACGCGGGCGCCCGGAGGGGGACACTGA
- a CDS encoding cytochrome c oxidase subunit 3, with product MSPQPAWKRYRHGHHWRTQADEFDGLKLGFWLFLSTEVLLFGGIFCGYAIFRALYPGAWAEGSSQLDWRIGGFNTAVLLVSSYTMAASIYAIQTDQQRRARLNLAITFLLGLMFVVLKLGFEYVPKWSGYFLVFDPSLHHYQSMAVEGKTAFFGLFQFVEGYGGKRPGMLFDYPFASDPNVPLWWAVYYCGTAIHAAHVLIGMALIARVWYYSGKGQYGPTHYTGVEIAGLYWHLVDLIWIFLFPLLYLIH from the coding sequence ATGAGCCCCCAGCCGGCGTGGAAACGCTACCGGCACGGGCACCACTGGCGCACGCAGGCCGACGAGTTCGACGGGCTGAAGCTCGGCTTCTGGCTCTTCCTTTCCACCGAGGTGCTGCTCTTCGGCGGGATCTTCTGCGGGTACGCGATCTTCCGCGCGCTCTACCCGGGCGCGTGGGCCGAGGGCTCCTCGCAGCTCGACTGGCGCATCGGCGGGTTCAACACCGCGGTGCTGCTGGTCTCCAGCTACACCATGGCCGCGAGCATCTACGCCATTCAGACCGACCAGCAGCGCCGGGCGCGGCTGAACCTGGCGATCACGTTCCTGCTGGGGCTGATGTTCGTCGTGCTCAAGCTGGGCTTCGAGTACGTCCCGAAGTGGTCGGGGTACTTCCTGGTCTTTGATCCGTCGCTGCACCACTACCAGAGCATGGCGGTGGAGGGCAAGACGGCGTTCTTCGGGCTCTTCCAGTTCGTGGAGGGCTACGGCGGGAAGCGCCCCGGGATGCTCTTCGACTACCCGTTCGCGAGCGACCCCAACGTACCCCTCTGGTGGGCCGTGTACTACTGCGGCACGGCCATCCACGCCGCGCACGTGCTCATCGGCATGGCGCTCATCGCCCGGGTGTGGTACTACTCCGGCAAGGGGCAGTACGGCCCGACGCACTACACGGGCGTGGAGATCGCCGGCCTGTACTGGCACCTGGTGGACCTCATCTGGATCTTCCTGTTCCCGCTGCTGTACCTCATCCACTGA